In one Calonectris borealis chromosome 23, bCalBor7.hap1.2, whole genome shotgun sequence genomic region, the following are encoded:
- the SPEN gene encoding msx2-interacting protein isoform X9, with translation MGYLLFLLRSDSSSSSSDESPARSVQSTAVPAPASQLLPSLEKDEPRKSFGIKVQNLPVRSTDTSLKDGLFHEFKKYGKVTSVQIHGASEERYGLVFFRQQEDQEKALNASKGKLFFGMQIEVTAWIGPETESENEFRPLDERIDEFHPKATRTLFIGNLEKTTTYHDLRNIFQRFGGIVDIDIKKVNGVPQYAFLQYCDIASVCKAIKKMDGEYLGNNRLKLGFGKSMPTNCVWLDGLSTNVTDQYLTRHFCRYGPVVKVVFDRLKGMALVLYNEIEYAQAAVKETKGRKIGGNKIKVDFANRESQLAFYHSMEKTGQDIRDFYEMLAERSRDERRGSYEYAPDRTYYETVRTPGTYPEDPRREYPARGREFYAEWDPYQGDYYDPRYYDDPREYRDYRGDPYEQDIREYSYRQRERERERERFESDRDRDHERRPIERSQSPTHSRRPQSPGASPSQSERLQSDSERRIYSRSSDRSGSCSSLSPPRYDKLDKARVERYAKNEKTEKERAFDQERVDKEKRLVRKEKPEKLEKEKTDKQKRKAKIHSPSSQSSETDQENEREPSPEKLKGNSKQSKERGDKEGTAKNRLELMPCVVLTRVKEKEGKVIDQPALEKLRAKLDNDTMKSPLLEQKTQTSQAEQTKSDQSKLEPVRTKVQKEKALASHVEVVDKEGKLKPKKHLKTEQTSEGANAVDLDKLEARKRRFADANLKPDRQKLEVKRSSQDEEDARMVLKKQLDATASSREATMLREGELERKPLRKEMLKRESKKLKLERLIPVTSPKEIQETLNVGGIGMRPTLDLQARLMEAADEPVEVQELSSKKLNPVKPQHKQVQLLDDQGTEREDARKNYSALPEDTPDHKLGQEKPQSTDTEEKIGIDIDHTQSYRKQMEQSRRLKQQLEMEIAKSEKFGSPKKDVDEYERRSLVHEVGKPPQDVTDDSPPSKRKKTDQFDFEISTKRERNYRSSRQVSEDSERTSCSPSIRHFPFHEDDDTLDSPRLMPLKETKESPKTEEKGLSYSNMTVREDSLKFNPYDSSRREQMAEMAKIKLSVLSSEDDSSRWETQVKQEPGRVDISFPSSIVKRDSIRKRSVRDLEPGEVPSDSDDDGENKPHSPKASSLLESSRLSFLLRDREEKLREREERLSSSLERNKFYSFALDKTITPDTKALLERAKSLSSSREENWSFLDWDSRFASFRNNKDKEKVDSAPRPIPSWYMKKKKIRTDSEGGKLDDKKEDHKEEEQERQELFASRFLHSSIFEQDSKRLQHLERKDDDLDFISGRLYGRQSSSDGTNSAADLVQEPVVLFHSRFIELTRMQQKEKEKDQKPKEVEKQEDKENRPKTPETVPDTKEPEHKTSSVVGPSSVTVLPQEPAPVASEKAANEKIVVETASVKEEKPSEPASTAEEQKPFPELAAPVKIEPPEQTEPPPVVEASKEVVATTLAPEEDAVATEHPSYLDTKPPTPGASFSQPDISVDPEPEAAQLIPPPPKLVQKSDEAAEPKEENPPPSANADASASQKVEAAAEVLPPVSDNDMEVEPPVVVKDKKSYKSKRSKTPVQSAAANVTEKPVTRKSERIDREKLKRSSSPRGETQKLSELKVEAEKVSRNAAKSPSSAAEPENVEPSLPIGRTRRRNVRSVYATTGDNEGPSPVKDSVEVTRSTRKRGEKEPQETVTTVPTTPRRGRPPKTRRKPEEDISPIKTEPVQQEVEEAETKDAVEAPKPAEGWRSPRSQKLTHSHSSAATSQQGKKGKNEPKADASAESEDAAERSGQESSVGDNSNKAKTTEKEPAASEQKRDRKELDAEKNQLEIPTVEIVEKKPVPEKVTKSKRGRYKNTKTVVDKASVCLKNVEIRLNVDEVKGALRPADEEAEPVAVSPAKMKSPQKEDILPPHFAKNEVEDPFPETEKEVMREPKQSPEAAQLAKQIELEQAVENIAKLTETPPSIATYKEPTADVPEVRQEEEGDKPAHQASETELAAAIGSIINDISGETESFPAPPTYPAESEAEIPAEPLVLPSPREEMEPETDQAVNNILETEAAVEPTVQPVPSSAPSAVETESKEAEVSFSESSNSAQEAETLQEAEVARKEKGRQKTTRQRRKRSTGRKGDAAEVNAFEPERVQSKSPPANEVKTKPEEASKEEKQTKTAPQASVEPSASDASKAAAADIVAVHEAVAESSTSPKAPAPAPLDLAAPPVPLDEGSQSGFKIRSPMENAPITPPSAPNAALPAVPAPAAKLPTPVPAAIVSLHSGAAKVPEWMVRHEEPRARSTPPPALPPDTKASDIDTNSSTLRKILMEPKYVSATSITSTHVTTTHAEPVSAPRLEEAPLHPAVEAIKPVSEEKPAVPVTNALDPPVAEAPVFSEKEKISTVIAPKATSVISRMPHSVDLEEAPRITLVKQAPQTQTCLVNAPSPKFKQRSSTNDNSRFHPGSMSIIEERPVETGSSPGLRVNTSEGVVLLSYSGQKTEGPQRISAKISQIPPASAVDIEFQQSVSKSQIKQEPITPSQPTPKGSQTSAGYGTVSTHSSLVLGTQPYNTSPVISSVKQERTALEKSDSSHLSVQTPASQPGKVLTQTVNTPPVLVHNQMVVNKKQSDPGALKVETKTLQPSNLSPGVSPHHPSLTGKMHSEANHVSSGPSTPTDRAISHLGVTKQEPHSPRTSGHSPSPFPRACHPGSTSSPALSSSTPVMLAPGIPVPQYISSMHPEQSVIMPPHSVTQTVSLGHLSQGEVRMNTPPLSGIPYGIRPEALHSPRAALQPQIEIKPQRSSTPQPAPIRDIVMPPLSSQHAPEEEMHYHHTTVCRGPAPVQSDVLVMQPDYRMHPTSIRLDQYNVPRDVRMIMHPHMAAVGEHHSETRQSRTPEGAVKTPPVSKTPQPGKETPKSSEGKMAHSPHSEPRLLSVPSSSQLPGLPLTQPVVVPHGVQIMHPAGSSFHDYRSVYGDMRNYHTAAQLGHPQFPGASPIGLPSRSMTPSQGLPEGEHSHPSQPVRSKTPQIPQDPKGPPAAGPEQSHHPTVNRHAAPIDPHVHLQRAQADTGQTSYPSPVAISMKQELPSPHQPQAVPKQSMFIPTTSGPGAPPGLPLNRPEPQSALKQEPSPHPVSQRPVDMVQLLTKYPIVWQGLLALKNDTAAVQLHFVSGNNVLAHRSLPAPEGGPPLRIAQRMRLEASQLEGVARRMMVESDYCLLLALPCGRDQEDVVNQTESLKAAFISYLQAKQAAGIINVPNPGSNQPAYVLQIFPPCEFSESHLSRLAPDLLASISNISPHLMIVIASV, from the exons gtggACTTTGCAAATCGAGAAAGTCAGTTGGCATTTTATCATTCCATGGAGAAAACGGGTCAAGATATCAGAGACTTTTATGAAATGCTGGCCGAAAGAAG CAGAGATGAAAGAAGAGGATCTTACGAATATGCCCCTGATCGTACTTACTACGAGACTGTTCGGACTCCAGGGACGTATCCTGAAGATCCTCGGCGAGAATACCCAGCTCGAGGCAGAGAATTTTACGCCGAGTGGGATCCCTACCAAGGAGACTACTATGACCCACGATACTACGACGACCCACGCGAGTACAGGGATTACAGGGGCGATCCGTACGAGCAGGACATAAGGGAGTACAGCTACAGGCAacgggagagagagagggagagggaacgGTTCGAATCCGATCGGGACAGAGACCACGAACGGAGACCGATTGAACGGAGCCAGAGTCCGACGCACTCCAGGCGTCCGCAGAGCCCTGGAGCGTCTCCCTCGCAATCGGAAAGGCTGCAGAGCGATTCGGAGAGGAGGATTTACAGCAGGTCATCGGATCGCAGTGGCAGCTGCAGCTCTCTGTCTCCTCCACGATACGACAAGCTTGACAAAGCCCGCGTGGAACGTTATGCAAAAAacgaaaaaacagagaaagagcgTGCTTTCGACCAGGAGAGAGTCGACAAGGAGAAACGCTTGGTGAGAAAGGAAAAGCCGGAAAaattagaaaaggagaaaaccgATAAGCAAAAACGAAAAGCAAAAATCCATTCGCCCAGCTCTCAGTCTTCTGAAACGGATCAAGAGAATGAGAGAGAGCCCAGCCCTGAAAAACTGAAGGGCAATAGTAAACAGAGTAAAGAGAGAGGTGACAAAGAAGGGACAGCTAAAAACCGCCTGGAACTCATGCCCTGCGTTGTGTTGACCCgagtaaaagaaaaggaagggaaagttaTTGATCAGCCCGCTTTGGAGAAACTGAGAGCAAAGCTTGATAATGACACTATGAAGTCCCCACTTCTTGAACAAAAAACACAGACGTCTCAAGCTGAGCAAACCAAGTCTGATCAGTCTAAACTGGAACCTGTCAGAACCAAGGTACAAAAAGAGAAAGCCCTTGCCAGTCACGTAGAAGTGGTGGATAAGGAGGGAAAACTGAAACCCAAAAAGCACTTGAAGACAGAGCAAACTTCTGAGGGGGCCAATGCGGTAGATTTAGACAAGTTGGAGGCTCGTAAAAGACGTTTTGCCGATGCAAATCTGAAGCCTGACAGGCAAAAACTGGAAGTAAAAAGAAGCAGCCAAGATGAGGAAGATGCACGCATGGTTTTGAAAAAGCAGCTTGATGCAACGGCTTCCTCTAGAGAAGCAACAATGTTAAGGGAAGGAGAATTGGAGAGAAAACCCCTGAGGAAGGAGATGCTTAAAAGGGAATCTAAAAAACTGAAACTGGAAAGACTTATTCCTGTTACTAGTCCCAAAGAAATTCAGGAGACTCTTAATGTTGGTGGGATTGGCATGCGTCCCACCCTAGATCTGCAGGCGAGGCTAATGGAGGCAGCTGATGAACCAGTGGAAGTTCAGGAACTCTCTTCTAAAAAATTGAATCCAGTAAAACCCCAGCATAAACAGGTACAGCTACTAGACGACCaaggaacagagagagaggaCGCGAGGAAGAACTACTCTGCTCTTCCTGAAGACACACCAGACCATAAACTTGGCCAAGAGAAACCTCAGTCGACTGATACGGAGGAGAAAATTGGCATTGACATCGACCACACGCAAAGCTACAGGAAACAAATGGAGCAAAGTCGCAGGttaaaacagcagctggaaaTGGAGATAGCGAAGTCTGAGAAGTTCGGCAGTCCAAAGAAAGATGTGGATGAGTATGAAAGGCGGAGCTTGGTCCACGAGGTGGGAAAACCTCCACAAGACGTCACCGATGACTCTCCaccaagtaaaaggaaaaagactgACCAGTTTGACTTTGAAATTAgcactaaaagagaaagaaactacAGAAGTTCCCGTCAGGTGAGTGAGGACTCCGAAAGGACGTCCTGTTCCCCTAGTATCAGACACTTCCCTTTCCACGAAGATGACGACACGCTCGATTCCCCGCGGCTAATGCCATTGAAGGAAACCAAAGAGTCacctaaaacagaagaaaagggtCTTTCGTACTCCAACATGACCGTGAGGGAGGACTCGCTGAAATTTAATCCTTACGATTCCAGCAGAAGGGAGCAGATGGCAGAAATGGCTAAAATAAAACTATCCGTGCTGAGTTCTGAAGATGACTCGAGTAGGTGGGAAACACAAGTGAAGCAGGAGCCTGGTAGAGTTGATATCAGCTTTCCGAGCAGCATTGTCAAAAGAGACAGCATACGCAAGCGATCTGTCCGAGACCTGGAACCCGGGGAGGTGCCTTCAGATTCGGATGATGATGGTGAAAATAAGCCCCATTCCCCGAAAGCCTCGTCCCTGTTAGAGAGTTCCAGATTGTCTTTTTTATTAAGGGACAGAGAAGAGAAGTTACGTGAAAGAGAGGAAAGACTGTCAAGTTCcttagaaagaaacaaattctACTCTTTTGCGTTGGACAAGACAATCACACCAGACACAAAGGCCTTGCTTGAAAGAGCTAAATCTCTCTCTTCATCCAGAGAAGAAAACTGGTCCTTTCTAGATTGGGATTCAAGATTTGCTAGTTTTAGAAACAATAAAGACAAAGAGAAGGTTGACTCGGCTCCGAGACCTATTCCATCTTggtatatgaaaaagaaaaaaatcaggaccGATTCAGAAGGTGGAAAACTGGATGATAAGAAAGAAGATCATAAAGAGGAGGAACAAGAGAGACAGGAACTGTTCGCTTCTCGGTTTTTGCATAGTTCAATCTTTGAACAGGACTCCAAGCGCCTGCAGCATTTAGAGAGAAAAGACGATGATCTCGACTTCATTTCTGGTAGATTGTATGGGAGACAGTCTTCCTCCGATGGGACTAACAGCGCGGCTGATTTGGTGCAAGAACCAGTGGTTCTCTTCCACAGTAGATTTATTGAACTAACACgaatgcagcagaaagaaaaggagaaagatcaGAAGccaaaagaagtggaaaaacagGAAGATAAAGAAAACCGGCCGAAAACACCAGAAACGGTTCCTGATACTAAAGAACCAGAACATAAAACTTCCTCAGTGGTTGGTCCCTCTTCGGTCACTGTCCTGCCACAGGAACCAGCACCGGTTGCTTCTGAGAAGGCAGCAAACGAAAAGATAGTGGTGGAAACAGcttctgtaaaagaagaaaaaccatcTGAACCTGCTTCtacagcagaggaacaaaaacctTTTCCTGAACTTGCTGCTCCTGTCAAAATCGAACCACCCGAGCAAACCGAACCCCCGCCAGTCGTAGAAGCTAGTAAAGAAGTTGTCGCTACAACCCTGGCACCGGAGGAAGACGCTGTGGCAACAGAGCATCCTTCATACTTGGATACCAAGCCTCCCACTCCCGGAGCTTCGTTTTCCCAACCGGACATCAGCGTAGATCCAGAACCTGAGGCTGCCCAGTTGATTCCGCCTCCACCCAAGCTAGTTCAGAAGTCCGATGAGGCTGCCGAACCTAAAGAAGAAAATCCTCCGCCTTCTGCCAACGCTGACGCTAGCGCGAGTCAAAAGGTAGAGGCAGCTGCTGAGGTCCTGCCGCCCGTTTCTGACAATGACATGGAAGTCGAACCTCCGGTTGTTGTAAAAGATAAAAAATCCTACAAGAGTAAACGCTCCAAGACTCCCGTGCAATCGGCTGCAGCTAACGTCACAGAAAAGCCTGTCACGAGGAAGAGCGAAAGAATTGACCGTGAAAAACTCAAAAGGTCGAGCTCTCCTCGTGGGGAGACGCAGAAGCTTTCCGAATTGAAAGTGGAGGCGGAGAAGGTTTCGAGGAACGCTGCTAAATCCCCTAGTTCTGCTGCAGAGCCGGAAAACGTGGAGCCAAGCTTGCCAATAGGCCGGACTAGGCGCAGAAACGTAAGGTCAGTCTACGCTACCACAGGGGACAATGAAGGCCCATCTCCGGTGAAGGACTCCGTGGAGGTCACTAGATCCAccaggaagagaggggaaaaggaacCGCAGGAAACGGTGACAACTGTTCCTACGACCCCGAGGAGGGGAAGACCTCCAAAAACCCGCCGTAAGCCGGAGGAGGACATCTCTCCAATAAAGACAGAACCGGTACAGCAAGAGGTGGAGGAGGCTGAAACTAAAGATGCTGTGGAAGCTCCTAAACCTGCGGAAGGTTGGAGGTCTCCTAGATCCCAGAAGCTAACACACAGTCACTCATCAGCTGCTACCAGCCaacaggggaagaaagggaagaacgAACCGAAAGCCGATGCCTCAGCTGAATCTGAAGATGCTGCTGAAAGAAGCGGTCAGGAATCGAGCGTCGGTGACAACAGCAATAAAGCAAAAACCACTGAGAAGGAGCCGGCAGCGAGCGAGCAGAAACGTGATAGGAAAGAACTGGATGCAGAGAAAAACCAGCTAGAAATCCCCACAGTTGAGATAGTTGAGAAGAAGCCGGTGCCAGAAAAGGTTACGAAATCCAAAAGGGGAAGGTATAAAAATACCAAAACTGTCGTAGATAAAGCATCCGTGTGTCTCAAAAATGTAGAAATACGCCTCAATGTGGATGAAGTCAAGGGCGCCTTGCGGCCAGCTGATGAGGAGGCAGAGCCGGTGGCGGTGTCGCCGGCCAAAATGAAGAGCCCCCAAAAAGAGGACATCTTGCCACCCCATTTTGCTAAGAATGAGGTTGAAGATCCATTCCCAGAAACGGAAAAAGAGGTGATGCGGGAACCAAAGCAGTCCCCCGAAGCTGCCCAGTTAGCAAAACAGATCGAACTCGAGCAGGCCGTGGAGAATATTGCAAAACTCACCGAAACTCCTCCGTCAATTGCCACCTACAAAGAGCCGACGGCAGACGTGCCTGAAGTTCgtcaggaggaggaaggagataaACCCGCGCATCAGGCTAGTGAAACGGAGCTGGCAGCGGCCATTGGCTCCATCATCAATGATATTTCTGGGGAGACGGAAAGCTTTCCTGCACCCCCGACGTATCCGGCTGAATCGGAAGCTGAAATCCCCGCAGAGCCCTTGGTGTTACCGTCGCCTCGGGAGGAGATGGAGCCCGAGACTGATCAGGCAGTGAATAATATCCTAGAAACCGAGGCTGCCGTCGAGCCCACGGTGCAGCCggttcccagctctgccccgtcGGCGGTAGAGACAGAGAGCAAGGAGGCCGAAGTCAGCTTCAGCGAATCTTCCAACTCTGCGCAGGAGGCCGAGACCTTGCAGGAGGCTGAAGTTGCTCGGAAGGAAAAGGGCCGTCAGAAAACCACGCGGCAGAGGCGCAAAAGGAGCACGGGCAGAAAGGGCGACGCCGCTGAAGTCAACGCCTTCGAGCCGGAGAGGGTGCAGAGCAAGTCGCCCCCCGCCAACGAAGTAAAGACAAAACCCGAAGAAGCCTcgaaggaggaaaagcaaactAAAACCGCGCCTCAGGCGTCCGTGGAGCCAAGCGCTTCCGACGCCAGCAAGGCTGCAGCCGCTGACATCGTGGCCGTGCACGAAGCCGTCGCTGAGAGCAGCACCTCTCCGAAAGCGCCCGCTCCGGCTCCTCTGGACCTGGCCGCCCCGCCGGTTCCCCTCGACGAGGGGAGTCAGAGCGGGTTCAAGATACGGTCGCCCATGGAGAACGCGCCCATCACGCCGCCCAGCGCCCCAAATGCAGCCCTTCCTGCCGTCCCTGCGCCAGCGGCCAAGCTGCCCACCCCGGTGCCTGCTGCGATCGTCTCCCTTCACTCCGGCGCTGCCAAGGTGCCAGAGTGGATGGTAAGGCACGAGGAACCCCGTGCCCGCTCCACGCCCCCGCCCGCTCTCCCACCGGACACGAAGGCGTCGGATATCGATACAAACTCCAGCACTTTGAGGAAGATACTCATGGAGCCCAAGTACGTCTCGGCGACGAGCATAACCTCCACGCACGTGACGACGACGCACGCTGAGCCGGTGAGCGCGCCTCGTTTGGAGGAGGCACCCCTCCACCCGGCGGTAGAGGCCATAAAACCGGTTTCGGAGGAGAAGCCGGCAGTTCCCGTCACCAACGCCTTGGACCCACCGGTGGCCGAAGCACCGGTGTTCAGCGAGAAGGAAAAGATAAGTACCGTGATTGCTCCCAAAGCTACTTCTGTTATAAGCAGGATGCCCCACAGCGTGGATCTGGAGGAGGCTCCGAGGATCACCTTGGTGAAGCAAGCTCCCCAAACCCAGACGTGTCTCGTCAACGCCCCCTCGCCGAAATTTAAGCAGAGGTCAAGCACAAATGATAACAGTAGGTTTCATCCGGGATCGATGTCTATTATTGAGGAGAGGCCTGTAGAGACTGGATCCAGTCCAGGGCTGCGGGTGAACACCTCGGAAGGCGTAGTGCTTCTGAGTTACTCGGGGCAGAAGACAGAAGGCCCTCAGCGAATTAGTGCCAAAATCAGCCAGATTCCCCCGGCCAGCGCTGTCGACATAGAGTTTCAGCAGTCTGTGTCCAAGTCTCAGATTAAACAGGAACCTATCACGCCATCTCAGCCGACGCCGAAAGGCTCCCAGACCTCGGCGGGCTACGGGACTGTTTCCACCCATTCTTCTTTGGTACTAGGAACACAACCTTATAATACGTCGCCCGTCATCTCCTCCGTTAAACAAGAGCGCACTGCGCTGGAGAAGTCCGACTCGTCCCACCTTTCTGTCCAGACTCCAGCGTCTCAGCCCGGTAAAGTCCTCACGCAGACTGTAAACACTCCACCCGTACTCGTCCACAACCAGATGGTTGTGAACAAAAAACAGTCCGATCCAGGTGCTCTGAAAGTGGAGACCAAGACTCTGCAACCCTCCAACTTGAGTCCTGGAGTTAGTCCTCACCACCCTTCCCTCACTGGGAAAATGCATTCGGAAGCGAACCACGTCAGCTCgggacccagcaccccaaccgacCGGGCTATTTCCCACTTGGGGGTCACCAAGCAGGAGCCGCACTCGCCCCGTACTAGCGGGCACTCGCCGTCGCCGTTCCCCCGGGCTTGTCATCCCGGCAGTACCTCGTCTCCGGCTTTATCGAGCAGTACCCCGGTCATGCTGGCACCGGGAATTCCCGTTCCTCAGTACATATCCAGCATGCATCCCGAGCAATCTGTTATCATGCCCCCTCACAGCGTAACACAGACTGTGTCCCTGGGCCATCTGTCCCAAGGCGAGGTGAGAATGAACACCCCTCCTCTCTCCGGCATCCCTTACGGCATCCGCCCAGAAGCGCTCCACTcccccagagctgctctgcaaCCCCAGATAGAGATCAAACCTCAGCGATCCAGCACGCCCCAGCCGGCTCCGATACGAGACATAGTCATGCCTCCTCTGTCTTCTCAGCATGCCCCCGAGGAGGAGATGCACTACCACCACACCACGGTGTGCCGGGGACCAGCCCCCGTTCAGTCCGACGTGCTGGTGATGCAGCCGGATTACCGCATGCACCCCACGAGCATCAGGCTCGACCAGTACAACGTCCCCCGGGACGTGAGGATGATCATGCACCCGCACATGGCCGCCGTGGGCGAGCACCACTCGGAAACGAGACAATCCCGAACGCCTGAAGGGGCTGTGAAAACTCCCCCCGTCAGTAAGACCCCGCAGCCCGGAAAAGAGACGCCAAAATCCTCCGAAGGCAAGATGGCACACTCTCCTCACAGCGAACCCCGGCTCCTCAGCGTCCCCTCCAGCAGCCAGCTGCCTGGACTGCCTTTGACGCAGCCGGTGGTGGTACCGCACGGGGTACAGATCATGCACCCCGCGGGGAGCTCCTTTCACGATTATCGGTCTGTGTATGGCGACATGAGGAATTACCATACGGCGGCACAACTCGGGCATCCTCAGTTCCCGGGTGCCTCGCCGATCGGGTTGCCTTCCCGGAGCATGACCCCATCTCAG GGTCTGCCGGAGGGCGAACACTCGCACCCCAGCCAGCCAGTACGCAGCAAGACTCCTCAGATCCCCCAGGATCCCAAGGGCCCGCCGGCAGCAGGGCCCGAACAGAGTCACCACCCCACTGTAAATAGGCATGCGGCACCGATAGACCCTCACGTCCACCTTCAGAGGGCACAAGCGGACACGGGCCAGACCTCCTACCCTTCGCCCGTTGCCATTTCGATGAAACAGGAGCTTCCGTCACCGCACCAACCTCAGGCGGTTCCCAAGCAATCTATGTTTATCCCGACGACgtcgggtcccggggccccgccggggctgcccctcaATCGCCCTGAGCCCCAGTCTGCTCTCAAACAAGAGCCGTCTCCTCACCCCGTTTCGCAGAGACCTGTGGATATGGTTCAGCTTCTGACA aAATACCCCATTGTCTGGCAGGGCCTTTTGGCTCTAAAAAACGACACGGCCGCTGTTCAACTCCACTTCGTCTCCGGTAACAACGTCTTGGCGCACCGGTCGCTGCCGGCGCCGGAGGGAGGACCGCCGCTGAGAATCGCTCAGCGCATGCGACTGGAGGCTTCGCAGCTGGAGGGCGTCGCACGCAGAATGATG gtgGAGAGCGATTACTGCCTATTACTGGCCTTGCCTTGTGGCCGAGACCAGGAAGACGTAGTGAATCAGACTGAGTCACTTAAGGCTGCGTTCATCAGCTACCTGCAGGCTAAGCAAGCTGCAGGAATCATCAACGTTCCCAACCCCGGCTCTAATCAG CCTGCCTACGTTCTGCAGATCTTCCCACCCTGCGAATTTTCGGAAAGCCACCTGTCCCGCCTCGCCCCGGACCTCCTCGCCAGCATCTCCAACATCTCTCCTCACCTGATGATTGTCATCGCGTCGGTATGA